The Microplitis demolitor isolate Queensland-Clemson2020A chromosome 8, iyMicDemo2.1a, whole genome shotgun sequence genome has a segment encoding these proteins:
- the LOC103574399 gene encoding uncharacterized protein LOC103574399, with protein MKGYLTFSPSELSALENVGWLSNDDTQLTNADGYFDILILLNLLSGFAEDYQKILINVQLELVLTISNTEINAYIQNPAERAAAENDKERIQVLNYITSDPSIPISFRTWELYEYPHLPATPRHIWAVKTSTQLGKPGYVVLGFQSARKNTSQFDHCSIRNIKLFLNSQSYLYGDLNLMIDQNQYALLYSMCTNFQSSYYDKQSEPLLAKKKFLDNAPLYVIDCSEQNKAIKSGPVDTRLEFESAVPFPPNTTAYCLVIHDRII; from the coding sequence ATGAAAGGATATTTAACATTTAGCCCCAGTGAATTAAGTGCTTTAGAGAATGTAGGTTGGTTGTCTAATGACGATACGCAATTAACCAACGCAGAtggttattttgatattttgataCTACTGAATTTACTGAGTGGATTTGCTGaagattatcaaaaaattcttataaatgtTCAGCTAGAGTTAGTTTTAACCATTTCAAATACCGAAATCAATGCATACATACAGAATCCAGCAGAAAGAGCCGCAGCTGAAAATGATAAAGAAAGAATTCaagtgttaaattatattactagtGATCCATCTATTCCTATTAGTTTTAGAACTTGGGAGTTGTATGAATATCCACATTTACCTGCAACACCAAGACACATTTGGGCTGTCAAAACATCAACTCAGCTTGGAAAACCAGGCTATGTAGTGCTTGGATTCCAATCAGCAAGAAAAAATACTAGTCAATTCGACCACTGTAGcattagaaatataaaattatttttaaattcacagaGCTATCTTTATGGAGATCTTAATCTAATGATTGATCAAAATCAGTATGCGTTATTGTACAGCATGTGTACAAATTTTCAGTCTTCATACTACGATAAACAATCCGAACCACTGCTggcgaagaaaaaatttttggataacGCGCCACTGTACGTTATTGATTGTTCTGAACAAAACAAAGCGATCAAGTCTGGACCGGTAGACACACGTTTAGAATTTGAGTCAGCAGTTCCATTTCCACCTAACACGACTGCTTACTGTCTAGTTATTCACGATCGGATTATCTAG